One part of the Oncorhynchus clarkii lewisi isolate Uvic-CL-2024 chromosome 7, UVic_Ocla_1.0, whole genome shotgun sequence genome encodes these proteins:
- the LOC139414224 gene encoding thyrotropin subunit beta, protein MELSVAMCGLLCLLFSQAVPMCVPTDYTLYEERRECDFCVAINTTICVGFCYSRDSNMKELAGPRFLIQRGCTYDQVEYRTVILPGCPLHANPLFTYPVALSCHCGTCNTDSDECAHKASSGDGARCSKPLRHIYPYPGLNSYIHPN, encoded by the exons ATGGAATTGTCCGTGGCCATGTGTGGTCTCCTTTGCCTGCTCTTCAGCCAAGCTGTGCCCATGTGTGTGCCCACGGATTACACTCTGTATGAGGAGAGACGTGAATGTGACTTCTGCGTGGCCATCAATACGACCATTTGCGTGGGCTTCTGCTACTCAAGG GACAGTAACATGAAGGAGCTGGCCGGACCACGTTTCCTTATCCAGAGAGGCTGTACCTATGACCAGGTGGAGTACCGAACAGTCATACTACCTGGTTGCCCGCTCCATGCCAACCCTCTCTTCACCTACCCCGTGGCCCTCAGCTGCCACTGTGGCACCTGCAACACAGACAGTGATGAGTGTGCCCACAAGGCCAGCAGTGGAGACGGCGCCAGGTGTTCCAAGCCACTCAGACACATCTACCCATACCCTGGCCTGAACAGCTACATCCACCCCAACTGA
- the LOC139414225 gene encoding sodium-coupled monocarboxylate transporter 1-like produces the protein MTMGTGGPVASFSVWDYVVFVGTVLGAAGIGLFQAIRGRKNNNSGEFLLGGRQMTAVPVAMSLTASFMSGITVIGTPAEAYRFGADYWIFAISYAIMSIITAEIFVPLFYRLGITSTYEYLEMRFNKLIRVIGTSMYITQTALYTGMVIYAPALALNQITGMNLWGVLVATGVVCILYCTLGGLKAVIWTDVFQMVIMLAGFVAVIARGAVIQGGLGKIWDDCYQGGRLSAFDFDPDPLKRHTFWTIVVGGSVMWVSIYSINQSQVQRYISCKTLTQAKLSLYGNIIGLWLTVSLAVFSGLTMYSIYKDCDPFTNGDVGAVDQLLPYLVMDILAAYPGVPGLFVSAAYSGTLSTVSSSINALVAVTVEDFVRPVWKNLTEKQVSWINMGLSIFFGFLCIGMAAIASLMGSILQAALSIFGMISGPLLGLYVLGMFWRTANSTGGLTGLIVGLVITLWVGIGAQIYPPLADKTNPLPISVAGCNRTQDLNYTTLAPWTGAVTLTPLPDDRPALADSWYSLSYLYFCLLGSLVTVIVGLVVSAITGGCKQENLRLDLFVRRRDLFCAGCGKDSEALDSEINEKAGSELKNGSNNAGFKDSQFNIVDKDVEKVTKM, from the exons ATGACGATGGGCACAGGGGGCCCCGTGGCCTCGTTCTCTGTGTGGGACTATGTGGTATTTGTGGGCACAGTCCTGGGGGCAGCTGGCATTGGCCTGTTCCAAGCCATCCGGGGCCGCAAGAACAACAACAGCGGTGAGTTCCTGCTGGGGGGCCGTCAGATGACAGCGGTGCCCGTTGCCATGTCCCTCACTGCCAGCTTCATGTCTGGCATCACCGTGATCGGCACACCAGCCGAAGCCTATCGGTTTGGGGCGGACTACTGGATCTTTGCCATCTCCTATGCCATCATGTCCATCATCACCGCCGAGATATTTGTCCCTCTCTTCTACCGCCTGGGCATCACCAGCACCTATGAG TATCTGGAGATGCGCTTTAATAAGTTGATTCGGGTGATCGGGACATCCATGTACATCACACAAACG GCCCTGTACACTGGTATGGTCATATATGCGCCAGCTCTCGCACTCAATCAAA TCACAGGAATGAACCTCTGGGGAGTGCTGGTGGCCACTGGGGTGGTGTGCATCCTCTACTGTACCCTG GGAGGTCTGAAAGCGGTGATATGGACAGACGTGTTTCAGATGGTGATCATGTTAGCAGGTTTTGTGGCTGTCATCGCAAGGGGGGCTGTCATCCAGGGGGGCCTGGGGAAGATCTGGGACGACTGCTACCAGGGAGGCAGGCTCAGCGCGTTTGA TTTTGATCCAGACCCTTTGAAGCGTCACACGTTCTGGACGATCGTGGTTGGTGGCAGTGTAATGTGGGTGTCCATTTACTCCATCAACCAGTCACAGGTGCAGCGTTACATCTCTTGCAAAACCCTAACCCAAGCCAAACT GTCACTGTATGGGAATATAATTGGTCTCTGGTTGACTGTGAGTTTAGCAGTGTTCTCCGGCCTCACCATGTACTCCATTTACAAAGACTGTGATCCATTCACTAACGGTGATGTAGGGGCAGTTGATCAG CTGCTTCCTTACCTGGTGATGGACATTCTGGCAGCCTATCCTGGAGTCCCTGGATTGTTTGTGTCTGCAGCATACAGTGGCACCCTAAG TACTGTGTCCTCCAGCATCAATGCGCTGGTGGCTGTCACTGTGGAGGACTTTGTCAGGCCAGTGTGGAAAAACCTGACAGAGAAACAGGTGTCCTGGATCAACATGGGCCTCA GTATTTTCTTCGGGTTTTTGTGCATTGGGATGGCTGCAATAGCTTCACTGATGGGAAGCATTTTGCAG GCAGCACTGTCCATATTTGGAATGATAAGTGGACCTCTTCTTGGACTTTACGTACTAGGCATGTTCTGGCGCACAGCAAACTCAACA GGGGGACTCACAGGACTGATTGTGGGCCTTGTTATTACCCTGTGGGTAGGGATTGGAGCGCAGATATACCCACCCCTTGCTGATAAGACCAACCCCCTGCCAATCAGTGTGGCAGGCTGTAACCGCACACAGGACCTGAACTACACCACCCTGGCCCCATGGACCGGGGCAGTAACACTGACCCCTCTGCCTGA TGACCGGCCAGCTCTGGCAGACTCATGGTACTCCCTGTCCTACTTGTACTTCTGTCTCCTGGGCAGTCTGGTGACTGTGATCGTGGGCCTGGTGGTAAGCGCTATCACAG GTGGTTGCAAGCAGGAGAATCTACGCTTGGATCTCTTTGTAAGGAGACGTGATCTATTCTGCGCTGGCTGTGGCAAGGACTCAGAG GCATTAGACTCTGAGATAAATGAAAAGGCTGGATCGGAGCTGAAGAATGGATCAAACAACGCTGGATTCAAAGACTCTCAGTTTAACATTGTGGATAAGGATGTGGAAAAGGTCACTAAaatgtga